In Phaseolus vulgaris cultivar G19833 chromosome 10, P. vulgaris v2.0, whole genome shotgun sequence, a single genomic region encodes these proteins:
- the LOC137819076 gene encoding protein NRT1/ PTR FAMILY 5.7-like, which yields MLIWISAYSESSGALYVAILFLTIGESGQTLLDSFLENKVEEIFEAREKIEIKDGRTEKQNENDLIPTILTNTWLLGPLVVGYVVIVFTDFFNQDYDIIFRNSAVLMGGCYLLFLFGSMKYRHEQVSDESYFGKIFRICKAACGRRRSDYPASENGYYWKGNVRTNLCYVYGKGVRLKPRVPRLFRWLDKAAILNEKERDVKVCMVKEVREVKSLVPMIYLCFSFFAYSLLVATGNTFFVAQASSMTTTNSFGISELFLIKAGVERVSQFICFLIMVGLRSNRTTYSTSKTFVVTTSIIRIGFGMVSAVICCFVARKVELHRLSWILNQNKELKIEALVPQFILLGMTEALVEGGLKKLFHAHVAKSMWNFVDSYIELVNGIGKLLLIPLVLVFRGSWFKKSIDTSQLDRFYLMLGILNAALFLVCGYYSVKYTYKETSPEDAAQPDLQDEENRVEANVEEQEDHLGLFEDHLGLFEEEDDQVEVNDEE from the coding sequence ATGCTAATATGGATATCAGCTTATTCAGAATCATCTGGTGCACTCTATGTAGCCATATTGTTCCTTACAATAGGGGAAAGTGGTCAAACGCTTTTAGACAGTTTTCTTGAAAATAAGGTGGAAGAGATATTTGAAGCAAGAGAAAAAATCGAAATAAAAGATGGAAGAACAGAAAAACAAAATGAGAATGACCTCATACCTACAATTCTTACAAATACGTGGTTGTTAGGTCCATTGGTTGTTGGATACGTGGTAATAGTATTTACTGACTTTTTCAATCAAGATTACGATATTATCTTCAGAAATTCAGCAGTTCTGATGGGAGGGTGTTATCTTTTGTTCCTCTTTGGTAGTATGAAGTATAGGCACGAACAAGTGTCTGATGAAAGCTATTTTGGCAAGATCTTTAGAATCTGCAAAGCAGCTTGTGGGAGACGAAGATCAGATTATCCAGCCTCAGAGAATGGTTATTACTGGAAGGGTAATGTGCGGACCAATTTATGTTATGTCTATGGTAAAGGAGTGAGATTAAAGCCACGAGTTCCACGGCTCTTCAGGTGGTTGGACAAAGCAGCTATACTgaatgaaaaagaaagggatGTGAAAGTTTGCATGGTGAAGGAGGTGAGGGAAGTGAAGAGCCTTGTTCCTATGATCTACCTGTGTTTTTCCTTCTTTGCTTACAGTTTACTCGTGGCTACTGGGAACACTTTTTTTGTTGCACAAGCAAGCAGCATGACAACTACCAATAGTTTTGGTATCTCTGAACTCTTTTTGATCAAGGCCGGTGTGGAAAGAGTGTCGCAATTCATCTGCTTTTTGATCATGGTCGGCTTGCGTAGTAACAGAACCACATATTCTACGTCGAAAACATTTGTAGTGACGACTTCGATTATAAGGATTGGTTTTGGAATGGTGTCTGCCGTAATTTGCTGCTTCGTAGCACGGAAGGTGGAGCTTCATAGATTGTCTTGGATATTAAATCAGAACAAAGAACTGAAAATCGAAGCCCTAGTTCCGCAGTTTATATTGTTGGGAATGACGGAGGCACTTGTTGAAGGGGGGTTAAAGAAATTATTCCATGCCCACGTAGCAAAATCAATGTGGAATTTTGTGGATTCGTATATTGAATTGGTGAATGGTATTGGCAAACTCCTCCTTATTCCACTCGTCTTAGTGTTCCGTGGCAGTTGGTTCAAGAAGAGTATCGACACTAGCCAATTAGACAGGTTCTATCTGATGTTGGGAATATTGAACGCTGCGCTCTTTCTAGTTTGTGGCTACTACTCCGTCAAATACACATACAAGGAGACATCTCCAGAAGATGCTGCTCAACCAGATCTGCAAG